From the genome of Coleofasciculaceae cyanobacterium, one region includes:
- the sir gene encoding sulfite reductase, ferredoxin dependent translates to MVQTPIEKKVSKVEKLKEHSNFLREPLLSELQQDTTHFSEDAIQILKFHGSYQQDNRDNRLKGQEKDYQMMLRTRSPGGFVPPELFLALDRLSEEYGNRTLRVTTRQGFQIHGVLKQNIKKVIKAILKNMGSTLSACGDVNRNIMSPPAPFKNKPEYQYAFKYANNIAHLLNPQSGGYYEIWLDGEKAISAEEAPEVKAARQSKGRGMIVENSPEPIYGEQFLPRKFKICVTVPGDNSVDVYTHDISLVVMTNNKGELQGFNVLAGGGLGRTHNKEETFARISDEIGYIDKEDVYDLVKAIVATQRDYGDRFNRRHARMKYLINDWGVDKFKAKVESYFGKEFKPYKKLPAWQYQDFLGWYEQGDGNWFFGIGVENGRVKDEGAFQLKTALREIVQELNVPMLLSPNHNIIISDIAPEHKERVEDILVNRGIETDPQAIEPLTRYSMACPALPTCGLAVTESERALPGITDRIRTLLNKLGMVDEHFVIRMTGCPNGCARPYMAELGFVGSAPGKYQIWLGGTPNQTQLAQPYEQKLSVEELETFFEPIFVFFKQNRKSTESFGSFCNRVGFSAIRNFSENYTIGSYMDTDTTKRKSRKNQRRVSVPDDIFPRLKEIAEKEGRPMNQIIADALSDYFTKSKKA, encoded by the coding sequence ATGGTTCAGACTCCTATCGAAAAAAAAGTATCTAAAGTAGAGAAACTAAAAGAGCATAGCAACTTTCTACGTGAACCTCTTTTAAGCGAACTGCAACAAGATACAACTCACTTTAGCGAAGATGCAATTCAAATCCTAAAGTTTCACGGCTCTTATCAGCAAGACAACCGTGATAATCGCCTCAAAGGACAAGAGAAAGACTATCAGATGATGCTGCGTACTCGCTCTCCAGGAGGGTTCGTTCCACCAGAACTGTTTTTGGCTTTAGATCGCCTATCCGAAGAGTATGGCAACCGCACACTGAGAGTAACAACTCGTCAGGGGTTTCAGATTCACGGAGTATTAAAGCAAAATATAAAAAAAGTAATTAAGGCTATTCTGAAAAATATGGGTTCTACCCTAAGTGCCTGTGGAGATGTCAACCGTAACATCATGTCTCCCCCTGCACCATTCAAGAACAAGCCCGAATATCAGTATGCTTTTAAATATGCCAATAATATTGCCCATTTACTCAACCCTCAAAGTGGTGGTTACTATGAGATTTGGTTAGATGGAGAGAAAGCCATCAGCGCCGAAGAAGCTCCAGAAGTCAAGGCTGCCAGACAAAGCAAGGGTAGAGGCATGATTGTCGAAAATAGCCCTGAGCCGATTTATGGGGAGCAGTTTTTACCCCGCAAGTTCAAAATCTGCGTTACTGTCCCTGGAGACAACTCTGTTGATGTATATACCCACGATATTAGTTTGGTAGTGATGACTAATAACAAGGGCGAATTGCAGGGGTTCAACGTGCTAGCTGGCGGTGGTTTAGGACGGACTCACAACAAGGAAGAAACTTTTGCTCGTATTTCCGATGAGATTGGCTATATCGATAAGGAAGACGTTTACGATCTAGTTAAGGCAATTGTAGCTACTCAAAGAGACTATGGCGATCGCTTTAATCGTCGTCATGCTCGGATGAAGTATCTGATCAATGATTGGGGTGTAGATAAATTTAAAGCCAAAGTCGAATCATATTTTGGTAAAGAATTTAAGCCATATAAAAAGCTACCTGCTTGGCAATACCAAGATTTTCTTGGCTGGTATGAACAGGGTGATGGAAACTGGTTCTTTGGCATCGGTGTCGAAAACGGCAGAGTGAAAGATGAGGGAGCTTTCCAGCTAAAAACCGCCCTGAGAGAGATCGTGCAGGAGCTAAACGTGCCAATGCTCTTATCTCCCAACCACAATATTATTATTAGTGATATTGCTCCAGAACACAAAGAACGGGTGGAAGATATCTTGGTTAACCGAGGTATTGAAACCGATCCCCAGGCGATCGAGCCATTAACTCGCTATTCGATGGCTTGCCCTGCACTACCTACCTGTGGACTAGCAGTAACTGAATCCGAGCGGGCTTTACCAGGAATTACCGATCGCATCAGGACATTATTGAATAAACTAGGAATGGTAGACGAACACTTCGTGATTCGCATGACTGGGTGTCCCAACGGTTGCGCTCGTCCCTACATGGCAGAGCTAGGATTTGTTGGCAGCGCACCAGGCAAATACCAAATCTGGCTTGGAGGCACACCCAACCAAACTCAGCTAGCTCAACCCTACGAACAGAAGCTGTCAGTAGAAGAGCTAGAAACTTTCTTTGAGCCTATTTTTGTGTTCTTCAAGCAGAATCGCAAATCAACAGAAAGCTTTGGTTCATTCTGCAATCGCGTTGGATTCTCTGCCATTCGTAATTTTTCTGAAAACTACACCATAGGAAGCTATATGGATACAGATACTACTAAACGCAAATCTCGCAAAAATCAGCGTCGTGTTAGCGTTCCCGATGACATTTTTCCCCGCCTAAAAGAGATTGCCGAGAAAGAAGGCAGACCAATGAATCAAATTATCGCTGATGCTTTGAGCGATTATTTTACCAAGAGTAAAAAAGCTTAG
- a CDS encoding hemolysin family protein, giving the protein MTEPNLLLTFIGVFLLIAINAFFVTAEFSIVSVRRSRISQLVKDGDVQAQTVQSLQRSIDRLLSTTQLGITLSSLALGWVGERTIAVSIIALIQRLSFPTYLSETIAHSITVPLSFIILAYLQIVLGELCPKSVALMYPEKLARFFGPPSVVIARIFRPFVAILNLSTRLLLKLVGVEYSGEGWYEKVTSEELQLIIATERESIGLEAEQRQLLKNVFEFRDDTAEEVMIPRTDIEFLSLNTTFEEFLQIVVEKGYSGYPVIGDSLDDIRGIIHYKKLSAPLAKGELHHDSTLEQWLEPVGFIPESRSLNELLPSMQRSQQKMVIVIDEFGGTSGLITLHDLIAEIVGDAGNDPETGIEAIQRLDENTFLVSAQINLEEVNEQLELTLPLAENYNTLGGFLLEQWQKIPEQGEKLQYKELVFTVTVADSNRLYQILIHR; this is encoded by the coding sequence ATGACTGAACCAAATTTATTGTTAACTTTCATTGGTGTTTTCCTGTTAATTGCGATCAATGCTTTTTTTGTTACCGCAGAGTTTTCGATTGTTTCGGTTCGTCGCTCTCGCATCAGTCAGCTAGTTAAGGATGGAGACGTTCAGGCTCAAACTGTACAGTCTCTTCAAAGAAGTATCGATCGCCTTCTCTCTACCACTCAACTAGGTATTACTCTGTCTAGTTTAGCACTAGGATGGGTGGGAGAAAGAACTATTGCGGTGTCAATTATCGCTCTAATTCAGCGTCTCAGCTTCCCTACTTACCTGTCCGAGACAATCGCTCACTCGATCACTGTGCCTCTGTCATTTATCATCTTGGCATATCTGCAAATTGTCTTGGGAGAACTTTGCCCCAAGTCCGTGGCGTTGATGTACCCCGAAAAACTAGCGCGATTTTTTGGTCCTCCCAGTGTAGTAATCGCCCGTATTTTTCGTCCTTTTGTCGCCATTTTAAACTTATCTACTCGTCTGTTGCTCAAGCTAGTAGGAGTTGAATATAGTGGGGAGGGATGGTATGAAAAAGTTACCTCAGAAGAATTACAGTTAATTATTGCCACTGAGAGAGAATCTATTGGTTTAGAAGCCGAACAAAGACAGCTACTCAAAAACGTCTTTGAATTTCGTGACGACACTGCCGAAGAGGTGATGATTCCCCGCACCGATATCGAATTTCTCTCGCTAAACACTACTTTTGAAGAGTTTTTACAAATAGTCGTAGAGAAAGGATATTCTGGATATCCTGTCATTGGCGATTCTCTAGACGATATTCGCGGCATTATCCACTATAAAAAGTTATCTGCGCCATTAGCTAAAGGAGAGCTGCACCACGATTCTACTTTAGAGCAATGGCTTGAGCCTGTCGGCTTTATTCCTGAGTCTAGATCTCTTAATGAACTGTTACCTTCAATGCAGCGATCGCAGCAAAAGATGGTTATAGTCATCGATGAATTTGGCGGCACTTCAGGATTAATTACGCTTCATGACTTAATTGCTGAGATTGTCGGTGATGCTGGTAATGACCCCGAAACTGGAATCGAAGCTATTCAAAGGCTAGATGAAAATACTTTTCTAGTTTCGGCGCAAATAAATCTTGAGGAAGTTAACGAACAATTAGAACTAACTCTCCCTTTAGCCGAAAATTATAATACTTTAGGCGGCTTCTTGCTAGAGCAGTGGCAGAAGATACCTGAGCAAGGAGAAAAGCTGCAATATAAAGAGCTGGTCTTTACCGTGACCGTTGCTGATAGTAATCGCCTATATCAGATTTTGATTCACCGCTAG
- a CDS encoding GNAT family N-acetyltransferase yields MKVTRFDDPVQYYQKVEGYLIQHEATHCLPLGIGKALCGRKKSDANLPYLIVVHNNHTVVATAILTPPRKLILSQAIDSKSVELIAKDLAVDLQSLPGVIAPSTEAEIFVTTWQRLTGQSGELALAMRIHQLEKVKTINKASGSLRIVIESDRHLLTDWGQAFETEALGDNEPKSDHQLWFHRHLENKSLFVWQDDVVVSMAAAGGATPNGIRINAVYTPPEYRGKGYATSCVTQISQLLLNKYKYCFLFTDLANSASNHIYRKIGYSPTGNISNYSFD; encoded by the coding sequence ATGAAAGTTACTAGATTTGACGATCCCGTTCAGTATTACCAGAAGGTAGAAGGCTACTTGATTCAGCATGAGGCAACTCATTGTTTGCCTTTAGGAATTGGTAAAGCTTTATGTGGTCGTAAAAAAAGTGATGCCAATTTACCTTATTTAATAGTAGTTCATAATAATCACACTGTAGTAGCCACAGCTATCCTTACTCCACCTCGTAAGTTAATTCTTTCACAAGCGATCGATTCTAAATCAGTTGAGTTAATTGCAAAAGATTTAGCTGTCGATTTGCAATCTTTACCTGGTGTAATTGCACCATCAACTGAAGCCGAAATTTTCGTCACAACTTGGCAACGTTTAACAGGGCAATCTGGTGAATTAGCATTGGCGATGCGAATACATCAGCTTGAGAAAGTTAAAACAATCAATAAAGCTTCAGGTAGTCTCAGAATAGTAATAGAAAGCGATCGCCATTTACTAACAGATTGGGGACAGGCTTTTGAAACAGAGGCTTTAGGAGATAACGAACCGAAGTCAGACCACCAGCTATGGTTTCATCGGCATCTAGAGAACAAAAGCTTGTTTGTTTGGCAAGATGACGTAGTTGTATCAATGGCAGCCGCTGGCGGTGCAACACCTAATGGAATTAGAATTAATGCTGTTTATACCCCACCTGAATATAGAGGCAAAGGATATGCAACTTCTTGTGTAACCCAAATTAGCCAATTACTGCTCAATAAATACAAGTACTGTTTTCTCTTCACCGACTTAGCTAATTCCGCCTCTAATCATATTTATCGCAAAATTGGCTATTCACCTACAGGCAATATCAGTAACTATAGTTTTGATTAA
- the pyrE gene encoding orotate phosphoribosyltransferase, protein MNTEQISYSSLATANSDVLRQILLDLIVKYAYVAGDFVLSSGAKSSYYINCKQVTLRAEGALALGRLLFKLLPDGTEAVAGLTLGADPLVSAVSVVSAYENNSIPALIIRKKPKGHGTKAYIEGPSLAQGAKIVVLEDVVTTGGSALTAVERLQDAGYQVTQILSLVDRKQGGSELYQSKGIKFQALFSIEEIQQQYLT, encoded by the coding sequence ATGAACACGGAACAGATTTCTTATTCCTCTTTAGCTACAGCTAATAGCGATGTTTTACGGCAGATTTTATTAGATTTAATCGTTAAATATGCTTATGTTGCAGGAGACTTTGTTTTATCCTCAGGGGCAAAAAGCTCTTACTATATCAATTGTAAACAGGTAACCTTGAGAGCTGAAGGAGCATTAGCTTTGGGTCGCTTGCTATTCAAACTATTACCAGATGGCACTGAGGCTGTAGCTGGTCTTACTCTAGGTGCAGATCCTCTGGTTTCAGCGGTAAGCGTTGTTTCTGCTTATGAAAATAACTCTATTCCCGCCCTGATTATTCGTAAAAAACCTAAGGGACATGGGACAAAAGCTTATATTGAAGGACCGTCTCTAGCTCAAGGAGCAAAAATAGTTGTCTTAGAAGATGTGGTTACTACAGGAGGATCGGCATTAACAGCAGTTGAAAGGCTACAGGATGCTGGATATCAAGTAACGCAAATTCTTTCTTTGGTAGATCGAAAACAAGGGGGAAGCGAACTATATCAGTCAAAAGGAATTAAGTTTCAGGCTCTATTTTCGATCGAGGAAATTCAACAGCAATACTTAACTTGA
- a CDS encoding Fur family transcriptional regulator yields MKTPEANHKPIHSLEDALARCQELGMRVSRQRRYILELLWNNENHLSAREIYDLLNQQGKQIGHTSVYQNLDALSGGGVIECVERFDGRLYGNISDSHSHVNCLDTNQIIDLQIELPKSMIEQIEKQTGVSITDYRIDFFGYKNPQANEN; encoded by the coding sequence ATGAAAACTCCAGAGGCAAACCACAAACCAATTCATTCTCTAGAAGATGCTTTAGCTCGTTGCCAAGAATTAGGAATGCGAGTAAGCCGTCAGCGTCGATATATTTTAGAGTTACTGTGGAATAACGAAAATCATCTTTCTGCCAGAGAGATCTACGATCTGCTCAACCAACAGGGTAAGCAAATTGGCCACACATCGGTATATCAAAATTTAGATGCTCTCTCTGGTGGGGGCGTAATTGAGTGTGTCGAGCGTTTTGATGGCAGACTATACGGCAATATCAGTGATTCTCATAGTCACGTTAATTGCCTAGATACTAATCAAATTATTGACCTACAGATTGAGTTACCCAAATCGATGATCGAGCAAATAGAGAAACAAACAGGAGTTTCTATTACTGATTATCGAATTGACTTTTTTGGTTATAAAAATCCTCAAGCTAACGAAAACTAG
- a CDS encoding CRR6 family NdhI maturation factor: MTVKLVLDTKAINNLDLSLAKNQIAPLLKQIADYEQQLQFVIDFQREENDPRELSEIPEIRLWFIRLDTVYPWLPFFLDWKAGELARYAAMLVPHQFNRSEGIIFNPEALEIFVMNKIFVLSDWLKEQGIAERSRLKSMAQLFGYELDDAFFKMI, encoded by the coding sequence GTGACTGTAAAATTAGTTTTAGATACCAAAGCAATAAACAATTTAGATCTATCTCTTGCCAAAAACCAAATTGCACCTTTACTAAAGCAAATTGCTGACTATGAACAACAGCTACAGTTTGTGATTGATTTTCAGCGGGAAGAAAATGATCCCCGTGAGCTTTCCGAGATCCCCGAAATTAGACTTTGGTTTATCCGTTTAGATACGGTTTATCCTTGGTTACCGTTTTTCTTAGATTGGAAAGCAGGAGAATTAGCTCGCTACGCGGCAATGTTAGTTCCACATCAGTTTAATCGTAGTGAGGGTATTATATTTAATCCCGAAGCCTTAGAAATTTTTGTGATGAATAAGATCTTTGTTTTATCAGATTGGTTAAAAGAGCAGGGGATTGCAGAGCGATCGCGTTTAAAGTCAATGGCGCAACTATTTGGTTATGAGTTAGATGATGCTTTTTTTAAGATGATTTAG